A single region of the Paraburkholderia sp. SOS3 genome encodes:
- a CDS encoding hybrid sensor histidine kinase/response regulator: MRDLMDGEQHEEVDFLWLRSLVTRVSEYAIFRLTEAGEVASWNPGAMRIKGYEADEIIGRHFSVFYTPEDRCDGVPEMVLDTARKHGQYDTEGWRVRKDGSRFWASVLITALYAPDGTFNGFGKIVRDTTDKRLAYEAVVDSERRFRLLVQGVTDYSIFMLSPEGHVTNWNLGAARIKGYEAGEIIGAHFSRFYTAEDAAEGLPARSLATAAAEGRFETEGWRVRKDGSRFWANVVIDAIRDDEGQLIGFAKITRDVTERKTAHEELEKARAALLQSQKMEALGKLTGGVAHDFNNVLQVLRGNLELLEGRHGRDVWTKERLGKAIEAVEHGANLASQLLAFGRRQALQPIVVNLAVMLRGMDDLLRRALGEIIHVETVVAGGLWNTLVDPNHLENVVLNLAINARDAMPEGGKLTLELSNAMLDDHYKALDADVREGQYVLLAIADTGTGMPADVLERAFEPFFTTKPEGQGTGLGLSMAYGFIKQSGGHIRIYSEPGHGTIVKIYLPRSMERVTELEPLPPAVLTGGSETILVVEDDRRVQATVVETLKQLGYAVLKANDAQSALAIVQSGAQIDLLFTDVVMPGTMRSTELAKLATRMLPHLKVLFTSGYTQNAIVHGGRLDPGVHLLSKPYSREQLASKIRRLLGPARAKDANPALAGSSAGPAQSGAAHAPAGLSILIVDDDATAREAVSELLMSFGYDVQQAGSAEEAMPMLAMNRPDVLLTDIVLPGQSGVDFAREALARHPDIRIVFASGGDAPDARETGFECASLRKPFSAEHLHSLIAAMHGRTDPERDA; encoded by the coding sequence ATGAGAGATCTGATGGACGGCGAGCAGCACGAAGAAGTCGATTTTTTATGGCTACGGTCGCTGGTCACACGCGTATCCGAATACGCGATTTTCAGGCTCACCGAAGCAGGGGAAGTGGCTAGCTGGAACCCGGGCGCCATGCGCATCAAGGGTTATGAGGCTGACGAAATCATCGGCCGGCATTTTTCCGTGTTCTACACGCCGGAGGATCGCTGCGACGGCGTTCCTGAGATGGTGCTGGACACCGCGCGCAAGCACGGGCAATACGACACGGAAGGCTGGCGTGTGAGAAAAGACGGCAGCCGGTTCTGGGCGAGCGTGCTCATCACGGCGCTTTATGCGCCGGACGGCACCTTCAACGGCTTCGGCAAGATCGTACGCGACACGACGGACAAGCGCCTCGCCTATGAAGCCGTCGTCGACAGCGAACGCCGCTTCAGGCTGCTGGTCCAGGGAGTCACCGATTACTCGATCTTCATGCTGTCGCCCGAAGGGCACGTGACCAACTGGAATCTTGGCGCCGCGCGCATCAAAGGATATGAAGCGGGCGAAATTATCGGAGCACATTTCAGCCGGTTCTATACGGCCGAAGATGCGGCCGAAGGTCTGCCCGCGCGCAGCCTCGCGACGGCCGCGGCCGAAGGGCGTTTCGAAACCGAGGGCTGGCGCGTCAGGAAAGACGGCAGCCGGTTCTGGGCCAACGTCGTCATCGATGCGATCCGCGACGACGAGGGGCAACTGATCGGTTTCGCCAAGATCACGCGCGATGTCACGGAGCGCAAGACGGCCCACGAAGAACTCGAAAAGGCGCGTGCCGCGCTGCTTCAGTCGCAGAAGATGGAGGCGCTCGGCAAACTGACGGGCGGCGTCGCGCACGATTTCAACAATGTGCTGCAGGTGTTGCGCGGCAACCTCGAACTGCTCGAAGGGCGGCACGGCCGCGACGTCTGGACGAAAGAGCGTCTCGGCAAGGCGATCGAAGCGGTCGAGCATGGGGCAAACCTTGCGTCGCAACTGCTCGCGTTCGGGCGGCGCCAGGCGTTGCAGCCGATCGTCGTGAACCTGGCCGTCATGCTGCGCGGCATGGACGATCTGCTCAGGCGCGCGCTGGGCGAGATCATTCACGTCGAAACGGTCGTCGCGGGCGGTCTGTGGAACACGCTGGTCGACCCGAATCACCTTGAGAATGTCGTGCTGAATCTGGCGATCAACGCGCGCGACGCCATGCCGGAAGGCGGCAAGCTGACGCTCGAGCTGTCGAACGCCATGCTCGACGATCATTACAAGGCGCTCGACGCGGACGTCCGCGAGGGCCAATACGTGCTGCTCGCGATCGCCGACACCGGGACCGGCATGCCTGCCGACGTGCTCGAGCGCGCTTTCGAGCCGTTCTTTACGACCAAGCCGGAAGGGCAAGGCACGGGACTGGGCCTGAGCATGGCGTACGGCTTTATCAAGCAGAGCGGCGGCCATATCAGGATCTACAGCGAGCCCGGGCATGGAACGATCGTGAAGATCTATCTGCCTCGCTCGATGGAGCGTGTGACCGAACTGGAGCCGTTGCCGCCGGCTGTGCTCACGGGCGGGTCCGAAACCATACTGGTGGTCGAGGACGACCGGCGCGTGCAGGCGACCGTGGTCGAAACGCTCAAGCAACTGGGCTATGCGGTGCTGAAGGCAAACGACGCGCAAAGCGCGCTTGCGATCGTGCAAAGCGGCGCGCAAATCGACCTGTTGTTCACCGATGTCGTGATGCCCGGCACGATGCGCAGCACCGAGCTCGCGAAACTTGCGACGCGCATGTTGCCGCACCTCAAGGTTCTTTTCACCTCGGGCTATACGCAGAACGCGATTGTCCACGGCGGCCGTCTGGACCCGGGCGTACACCTGTTGAGCAAGCCGTATAGCCGCGAGCAACTGGCGTCGAAGATCCGCCGGTTGCTGGGTCCCGCTCGCGCGAAAGACGCGAATCCCGCGCTGGCCGGATCGTCGGCCGGGCCGGCGCAGTCGGGCGCGGCTCATGCGCCGGCGGGGTTATCGATTCTGATCGTGGACGACGACGCTACGGCGCGCGAGGCGGTCAGCGAATTGCTGATGAGCTTCGGCTATGACGTGCAACAGGCGGGCAGCGCTGAAGAGGCGATGCCGATGCTCGCAATGAACAGGCCGGACGTGCTTTTGACGGATATCGTGCTGCCCGGCCAGTCGGGCGTCGATTTCGCGAGAGAGGCGCTCGCACGCCATCCGGATATCAGAATAGTGTTCGCCTCCGGTGGCGATGCTCCCGATGCTCGCGAGACGGGGTTCGAATGCGCATCGCTGCGCAAGCCGTTCAGTGCTGAACATCTACATAGCCTGATAGCAGCAATGCATGGCAGGACGGACCCCGAAAGAGACGCGTGA
- a CDS encoding hemerythrin domain-containing protein — MTDFSSASPTITSMIRMDHTHVLCAFHRYRLSSPWWRKRAIVGAVCTALEIHAQLEEEIFYPAVARIAPDNDAVKKSQPEHDEMREIIAQLRAMGPENAAYDGLFMQLMRVTIHHVADEETVLIPMAERSLKNELSSLGAAMTRRRMQLLGERPVDVAVHTAGTFPIATAVLAGLAIFSVSGLFGGPSARRRARSRNYA, encoded by the coding sequence ATGACCGACTTCAGTTCAGCCTCGCCGACGATCACATCGATGATCCGGATGGATCATACGCACGTGCTATGCGCGTTTCACCGCTATCGCCTGTCGAGCCCGTGGTGGCGCAAACGCGCCATCGTGGGCGCGGTCTGCACGGCACTCGAGATTCACGCACAACTGGAAGAAGAAATCTTCTATCCCGCAGTCGCGCGGATCGCTCCGGACAACGATGCCGTTAAAAAAAGCCAACCCGAACATGACGAAATGCGCGAGATTATTGCGCAGCTACGCGCGATGGGCCCGGAAAACGCGGCCTACGACGGGCTCTTCATGCAGCTGATGCGCGTCACGATTCATCATGTCGCCGACGAAGAAACCGTGCTGATTCCGATGGCCGAACGGTCGCTGAAGAACGAACTGTCGTCGCTGGGCGCCGCGATGACGCGACGGCGCATGCAACTGCTCGGCGAGCGTCCGGTCGACGTGGCCGTTCATACGGCAGGCACGTTTCCGATTGCAACAGCGGTGCTGGCAGGCCTTGCCATCTTCAGTGTGAGCGGCCTGTTCGGCGGACCGTCTGCACGGCGGCGCGCGCGAAGCCGCAACTATGCATAG
- a CDS encoding YciE/YciF ferroxidase family protein produces MTVKTVHDLFVHSLSDIYSAEKQMTKSLPKLARAATSPELSSAFTTHLEETRGQIERIDQVVEACGIRLKRIKCVAMEGLIEEGQEQIDEIESGPVLDAALIAAAQKVEHYEIAAYGSAIALAKQLGETHAVTLLLQTLKEEKATDEKLSLLAEEEVAAQALGK; encoded by the coding sequence ATGACCGTCAAAACCGTTCACGATCTTTTCGTACATTCGCTTTCCGATATTTACAGTGCGGAAAAGCAGATGACAAAGTCTTTGCCGAAGCTTGCGCGCGCCGCGACGAGTCCTGAATTGAGCAGCGCATTCACCACGCACCTCGAAGAGACGCGAGGGCAGATCGAGCGCATCGATCAGGTTGTCGAAGCATGTGGCATTCGTCTCAAACGCATCAAATGCGTTGCGATGGAGGGGCTCATCGAGGAAGGTCAGGAGCAGATCGACGAGATCGAAAGCGGACCGGTCCTCGATGCCGCGCTGATCGCCGCGGCACAGAAGGTCGAGCATTATGAAATCGCGGCCTACGGATCGGCCATTGCGCTTGCGAAGCAACTCGGCGAAACGCACGCGGTGACGCTGCTGCTTCAGACGCTCAAGGAAGAAAAGGCCACGGACGAAAAGCTTTCCCTGCTTGCGGAAGAAGAGGTTGCTGCGCAAGCGTTGGGCAAGTAG
- a CDS encoding CinA family protein, protein MNVPRQVVSFLGSRGKKLATAESCTAGEIASLLASVPGSGSCLDVGFITYSPSGKAGFLDVRQQTMDEHGLTSEAVAREMAEGALHQEGCCADIAVSNTGVADGAAGGSPPPGTQCFAWSFRTADGALTTFCETRQFAGDRNEVRHAAAIYALSRIEHYFSRLPGRI, encoded by the coding sequence ATGAACGTCCCACGGCAGGTGGTCTCTTTTCTCGGTTCGCGCGGCAAGAAGCTCGCGACGGCGGAATCATGCACGGCGGGCGAGATCGCCTCGCTGCTTGCGTCCGTGCCCGGCAGCGGGAGTTGTCTGGACGTCGGCTTCATTACTTATTCGCCGTCCGGCAAGGCGGGTTTCCTTGACGTGCGCCAGCAAACGATGGATGAACACGGCCTGACGAGCGAGGCAGTCGCGCGCGAAATGGCCGAAGGCGCGCTGCATCAGGAAGGGTGCTGCGCCGACATCGCGGTCTCGAACACAGGCGTTGCGGACGGTGCGGCGGGCGGAAGTCCGCCGCCGGGCACCCAGTGCTTCGCATGGTCCTTCCGGACCGCGGACGGCGCACTCACGACCTTCTGTGAAACACGGCAGTTTGCGGGCGACCGGAACGAAGTGCGCCACGCCGCCGCGATTTACGCACTGTCGCGCATCGAGCATTATTTCAGTCGCCTGCCTGGCCGGATCTGA
- a CDS encoding zinc-dependent alcohol dehydrogenase, with protein sequence MKAVVFHGVGDIRLDTVADPTIEQPTDAIVRITSSAICGTDLHMIRGTMPGMAPGTILGHEAVGIVEEVGRNVRNLARGDRVLVPSTISCGFCSYCRAGYTAQCDTANPNGPLAGTAFYGGPKTTGPFNGLQAQYARTPLAHASLIRLPDNVDDDRAILLSDIFPTGYFGAQLAEVQLGDTVAVFGAGPVGQFAIASAKLMGAGRVIAVDRIASRLEMARQQGAEVVNFDEDDPVQAILELTGGIGVDRVIDAVGVDAVRAEKGAAAQSQKGAQGQFEAERKEIAPEQNPRDGHWQPGSGPSQVLRWAVKAVAKAGTVSIIGVYPEGDRFFPIGEAMNRNLSVKMGNCNHRSITPKLLELVRNDSFDPVSILTQREPIMNAIDAYQAFDAREPGWIKVKLEP encoded by the coding sequence ATGAAAGCTGTTGTATTCCACGGAGTCGGCGATATTCGCCTCGATACGGTTGCCGACCCAACGATCGAACAACCGACCGACGCGATCGTGCGCATTACGTCGAGCGCGATCTGCGGCACCGATCTGCATATGATTCGCGGCACGATGCCGGGCATGGCGCCGGGCACGATATTGGGTCACGAGGCGGTCGGTATCGTCGAGGAGGTCGGCCGCAACGTGCGCAATCTGGCGCGTGGCGACCGCGTGCTCGTGCCGTCGACGATTTCATGCGGTTTCTGTTCGTATTGCCGCGCGGGTTACACGGCGCAATGCGACACGGCCAACCCGAACGGGCCGCTAGCCGGCACCGCGTTCTACGGCGGTCCGAAAACGACGGGCCCGTTCAACGGCCTGCAGGCGCAATACGCGCGCACGCCGCTCGCCCATGCGAGTCTGATCCGCCTGCCCGACAACGTCGATGACGACCGCGCGATCCTGCTCTCCGATATTTTCCCGACCGGCTATTTCGGCGCGCAACTTGCGGAAGTCCAACTTGGCGATACGGTTGCCGTGTTTGGCGCCGGCCCGGTCGGACAGTTTGCGATCGCGAGTGCGAAGCTGATGGGCGCAGGCCGCGTGATTGCCGTCGACCGCATCGCGTCGCGTCTCGAGATGGCGCGCCAGCAGGGGGCGGAAGTCGTCAACTTCGACGAAGACGATCCCGTGCAGGCGATCCTCGAATTGACGGGCGGCATCGGCGTGGATCGCGTGATCGATGCGGTCGGCGTCGATGCGGTGCGCGCCGAAAAGGGCGCGGCCGCGCAAAGCCAAAAGGGCGCGCAGGGGCAGTTCGAGGCCGAACGCAAGGAGATCGCGCCCGAGCAGAATCCGCGCGATGGCCACTGGCAACCGGGCAGCGGTCCGTCCCAGGTGTTGCGCTGGGCCGTCAAGGCCGTTGCAAAGGCCGGCACCGTGTCGATCATCGGCGTCTATCCGGAAGGCGATCGCTTCTTTCCGATCGGCGAAGCGATGAACCGGAACCTGTCGGTCAAAATGGGCAATTGCAATCACCGGTCGATTACGCCGAAGCTTCTCGAACTCGTACGAAACGATTCGTTCGATCCGGTCAGCATACTGACGCAGCGCGAGCCGATCATGAATGCGATCGACGCGTATCAGGCGTTCGACGCGCGCGAGCCGGGATGGATCAAGGTCAAGCTCGAGCCGTGA
- a CDS encoding glycosyltransferase family 2 protein: protein MSEPSISVVVLTYNRMAQLIDTLMRLRALPERPPIVVADNGSTDDTVHRVAMLFPDVTIVQCGANLGAGGRNLAVDCVRTDYVAFCDDDTWWKPGSLAHAVRLLDAYPQVGILNARIEVGEARETDPISTLMQHSPLDATGLPGPSLVGYMAGASVMRTAMFLQIGGYDARYFIGGEEERVALDVLAAGHAIVYCAACAIAHHPSPLRDSALRRRMLARNAAWTAWQRLAVSDACRATARAIECFRKEGTLWQDGFALLRGLRWALRERRRVPERVAAMLAEVRLDARAPHRESLRSELPQRQV, encoded by the coding sequence ATGTCCGAACCGAGCATTTCCGTGGTCGTTCTGACCTATAACCGCATGGCGCAACTCATCGACACGTTGATGCGGCTGCGCGCCCTGCCCGAACGGCCACCGATCGTCGTTGCCGACAACGGCTCCACGGACGACACCGTGCATAGGGTCGCCATGCTGTTCCCCGACGTCACGATCGTGCAATGCGGCGCCAATCTCGGCGCGGGCGGACGCAACCTCGCGGTCGATTGCGTGCGCACCGATTACGTCGCGTTCTGCGACGACGACACGTGGTGGAAGCCCGGTTCGCTTGCGCACGCCGTACGGTTGCTCGACGCGTATCCGCAGGTCGGCATACTGAACGCGCGTATCGAAGTCGGCGAAGCGCGCGAAACGGATCCGATCTCGACCCTGATGCAGCACAGTCCCCTCGATGCGACAGGCCTGCCGGGCCCATCGCTGGTCGGCTACATGGCGGGTGCGTCGGTCATGCGCACAGCGATGTTCCTCCAGATCGGCGGCTACGACGCGCGCTACTTTATCGGCGGCGAAGAGGAGCGCGTGGCGCTCGACGTGCTCGCCGCGGGGCACGCCATCGTGTACTGCGCGGCATGCGCGATCGCGCATCATCCTTCGCCGTTGCGCGATAGCGCGCTACGTCGGCGGATGCTCGCGCGTAACGCCGCATGGACTGCATGGCAAAGGCTGGCCGTGAGCGACGCATGCCGTGCCACGGCCCGCGCAATCGAATGCTTCCGCAAGGAAGGAACCCTGTGGCAGGACGGTTTCGCCCTGTTGCGCGGTCTGCGTTGGGCGCTGCGCGAACGCCGCCGCGTACCCGAACGCGTCGCGGCAATGCTCGCGGAAGTCAGGCTCGATGCGCGCGCGCCACATCGCGAATCGTTGCGATCAGAACTGCCGCAGCGACAGGTTTAG